Proteins from one Saccharomyces eubayanus strain FM1318 chromosome XI, whole genome shotgun sequence genomic window:
- the DID2 gene encoding Did2p, with product MSRNSAAGLENTLFQLKFTSKQLQKQANKASKEEKQETNKLKRALNENEEISRIYASNAIRKKNERLQLLKLASRVDSVASRVQTAVTMRQVSASMGQVCKGMDKALQNMNLQQITMIMDKFEQQFEDLDTSINVYEDMGVNSDAMLVDNDKVDELMGKVADENGMELKQSAKLDNVPEIKPNEINVDEEKEDKLAQRLRALRG from the coding sequence ATGTCACGTAATTCCGCCGCAGGCTTGGAGAATACGCTTTTCCAACTAAAGTTTACCTCAAAACAACTGCAAAAGCAAGCAAATAAGGCGTCGAAGGAggagaaacaagaaaccaaCAAACTTAAACGTGCTCTCAACGAAAATGAGGAGATCTCCCGTATATACGCGTCCAATGCTataaggaagaaaaacgaGCGGTTACAGCTACTGAAACTGGCATCCAGAGTGGATTCTGTCGCATCAAGAGTGCAAACCGCCGTCACAATGAGACAGGTGTCCGCATCCATGGGGCAAGTTTGCAAAGGCATGGACAAGGCGTTGCAGAATATGAACCTACAACAAATCACCATGATAATGGACAAGTTCGAACAGCAGTTCGAAGACCTGGATACGAGTATCAATGTGTATGAGGATATGGGCGTCAATTCGGATGCTATGCTAGTAGATAATGATAAGGTGGATGAACTGATGGGCAAAGTGGCTGATGAGAACGGCATGGAATTGAAACAGAGCGCAAAGTTGGATAACGTTCCAGAGATCAAACCGAACGAGATCAACgtcgatgaagaaaaggaagataaACTGGCTCAAAGGTTAAGAGCATTGAGAGGTTGA